A genome region from Triticum aestivum cultivar Chinese Spring chromosome 2B, IWGSC CS RefSeq v2.1, whole genome shotgun sequence includes the following:
- the LOC123039684 gene encoding acyl-CoA-binding domain-containing protein 4 encodes MHTTVLALFDNLFDMIPENERCGNQCVCIRELGEIHVSAKEGEIEDLKKHMETCLHNLVSDSRKRTPLHLAVDHGHLGAVELLVSSNADVNAQDNQGQTPLHYAVRCEKEDIAQLLVKHHADLQIKDGDGNTAPDLCSSAWPFLKPAN; translated from the exons ATGCACACCACAGTGTTGGCTCTGTTTGATAACCTGTTCGACATGATTCCAGAGAATGAAAGATGTGGAAACCAGTGCGTCTGCATCAG AGAACTTGGCGAGATACATGTTTCTGCAAAGGAAGGAGAAATTGAAGATCTTAAAAAGCATATGGAGACGTGTTT ACATAATTTGGTTTCAGATAGCAGAAAAAGAACTCCTTTGCACTTGGCTGTGGACCATGGTCACCTAGGTGCTGTTGAGCTTCTTGTCAGTTCAAATGCAGACGTCAATGCTCAG GACAACCAAGGTCAGACACCACTTCATTATGCTGTCCGTTGTGAGAAGGAAGACATCGCCCAACTTCTTGTGAAGCACCATGCTGATCTCCAGATTAAGGACGGCGACGGGAACACCGCACCTGACCTCTGCTCCTCGGCCTGGCCGTTCCTGAAGCCAGCAAACTGA